The genomic region CAGGGCGACAAGCGCATCATCATCGTCGACGGCCGCGCCGTGGGCGCCATCAACCGGGTGCCGGCCCAGGGCGAGTCCCGCTCCAACATGCATGTGGGCGGCAAGGCCGAGAAATCGGCGCTGACGCGGCGCGAAAAGGAAATCTGCGAGGCCATCGGCCCGGCGCTGGCCGAGCGCGGCCTGATCTTCGTCGGCATCGACGTGATCGGCGATTACCTCACCGAGATCAACGTGACCTCGCCCACCGGCATCCAGGAAATCGACCGCTTCGATAATTCGAATATTGCGGGCCTGGTGTGGGACGCCATCGAGGCGCGCCGGGTGCGGATGTAGGAGGGGCCTATACATCAATTTGAATTGATGTATCAATCTTGATTGATGTATAAAGCGGGATATGAGCCCGCAGCATCACCCTGATCTTGCCCCGCCCGAATTCCTGCAGCTTGCCGGACATCCCCTGCGCTGGCGGCTGCTGAGCGAACTGGCCCTGAGCGACCGCGCGGTGCAGGAGCTGACCGGTTTGGTTGGCGAGCCGCAGAACCTGGTGTCGTACCACCTGGCCAAGCTGCGCGACGCGCGCCTGGTGTTCGCAAGGCGCAGCGCTGCCGATCGTCGGGACACCTATTACGGCCTCGATCTCGCTCGCCTGGGCGTCCTGCTCTCGGCCGCGGGCGGTGCGCTGCATCCCGGGCTCCGGCTCGGCCCGCCGGCGCGGAACGACGCTGCGGTCGGGCCAACCAGAGTTCTGTTCCTGTGCACCGGCAACAGCGCGCGGTCGCAGATGGCCGAGGCGCTGCTGAGGGCTCGCTCCGGCGGCGCGGTCGAGGCGCACAGCGCAGGCAGCCATCCCAAGCCACTGCATCCCAGCGCGGCGCGGGTGATGCGGGAGAAATTCAACCTCGACCTCGCCGGCCACGCTTCCAAGCACCTGGATGTGTTCGCCGGCCAGCGCTTCGACCGGGTCATCAGCCTGTGCGACAAGGTCCGCGAGGCGTGCCCGGAATTTCCCGGCCATCCGAAGAACATCCACTGGAGCATCCCCAACCCGGTGACCGGCGAACCAGACGAGGCCACCTGGAGGCTGTTCCGCCAGACCGCAACCGAACTGTCGGTCCGCGTCGATTTCCTGCTGGCAGCGATGGCCGACCGAACATCCACCCCCTGACAAGGAGGAAGCCATGACCGACCCCCGTGACATGGTGAGCGTCCGCTACATGGTGGGCGACGTCGCCGAGGCGCTCGACTTCTACACTGGCATCCTGGGCTTCGAGGTGCTGACGAAAATCGTACCCGTCTTTGCCGATGTCGCGAGGGGCAATTTGCGGCTGCTGCTCAGCGGACCGGACAGCTCCGCGGGTCGGCCCATGCCCGATGGCGAGATGCCGGGACCGGGCGGCTGGAACCGCATCCACCTGATCGTCGGCGACATCGACGCCGAGGTTGCGCGGCTGCGCGCTGCCGGGGCAAGGTTCCGAAACGACATCCTCGAAGGGCCTGGCGGCAAGCAGATTCTGCTGCTGGACCCGTCCGGCAACGTCGTCGAGCTTTTCCAGCCCGCTACTTTCCCGTCCGCCTGACGCCGTTTCGAACGGCCCCGTAACGGCGTATCCTCGGTCCGCCGGGGCTCTGAGGGGAGACGCATTATGGATGCGGTGTCCGTGCAGGACGCGCCCGGCTGGCGACGTCGGTCTACCGGGCGCTGATCGGCGAGCGCGCCGACGACAGGTACAAGGCCCGTGACCGCGTCTCGACGCCCGGGAACGGGTCGACCGGACGGAGATCAACGTCACCTCGCCCACCGGCATCCAGGAATTCGACCGTTTCAAGGACTCCAACATCGCCGGCCTGGTGTGGGACGCCATCGAGGCGCGGCGCGTGCGGATG from Emcibacter sp. SYSU 3D8 harbors:
- a CDS encoding ArsR family transcriptional regulator; its protein translation is MSPQHHPDLAPPEFLQLAGHPLRWRLLSELALSDRAVQELTGLVGEPQNLVSYHLAKLRDARLVFARRSAADRRDTYYGLDLARLGVLLSAAGGALHPGLRLGPPARNDAAVGPTRVLFLCTGNSARSQMAEALLRARSGGAVEAHSAGSHPKPLHPSAARVMREKFNLDLAGHASKHLDVFAGQRFDRVISLCDKVREACPEFPGHPKNIHWSIPNPVTGEPDEATWRLFRQTATELSVRVDFLLAAMADRTSTP
- a CDS encoding VOC family protein, which codes for MTDPRDMVSVRYMVGDVAEALDFYTGILGFEVLTKIVPVFADVARGNLRLLLSGPDSSAGRPMPDGEMPGPGGWNRIHLIVGDIDAEVARLRAAGARFRNDILEGPGGKQILLLDPSGNVVELFQPATFPSA